A genome region from Euphorbia lathyris chromosome 4, ddEupLath1.1, whole genome shotgun sequence includes the following:
- the LOC136226874 gene encoding F-box protein At2g39490 encodes MDAYDRISSLPDEILFHIISSLPFESSIQTIFLSKRWKFLWDTALVHHGTSHHFATEFSSFLANFNDQNPSKNTRKFKFHFTNNGSFLLAIIAPNHKLLLNFSSPPNHTTNQLFNLQLEFNPDNRLGTDSTGTRQDFSTRWSSENAEKLYESYVQSHNFLCKSALNTPVSESWIRPSSFFIKTLHLTSLSCLTNEAASSILTTFQFLETLKISNCNCLRSLFIGSDTKLQSLTIFDCLKLEFVHIRCFKLHTFRYRGICPSFWPEYHYNLVDALLDFRLGPVDNRLMVSRCNFDLMLLTIKNVRVLTLCKWTFQALICRSLSRINAEFQFYNLKELWWIDNNSDDEYDSDALFCFLKLCPFLEQLFVTIDPKSYCVEKARVSSCCCIEAGRNTKLGNLKMVKLDGFRNQKHEIHLAQGLVEIVTTEPIIFASANGVCLKKIPNSHQTNYFYTHVSLKDAKESYSTKHLHMAL; translated from the exons ATGGATGCATATGATCGGATTAGTAGTTTGCCAGATGAGATACTATTCCACATAATCTCTTCACTTCCTTTTGAATCTTCCATTCAAACAATATTCCTTTCAAAAAGATGGAAATTCCTATGGGACACAGCTCTCGTTCACCATGGCACATCACACCATTTTGCGACTGAATTCTCTTCCTTCCTCGCCAATTTTAACGACCAAAATCCATCCAAGAATACAAGAAAGTTCAAGTTCCATTTCACCAACAATGGCAGCTTCCTCTTAGCCATAATTGCACCAAATCACAAACTTCTCCTTAATTTCTCCTCACCCCCAAATCACACCACCAACCAATTATTCAACTTACAGCTCGAGTTCAATCCCGATAATCGCTTAGGGACAGATTCAACGGGGACCAGACAGGACTTCAGCACCCGCTGGTCGTCAGAAAACGCTGAAAAACTATATGAAAGTTATGTACAGAGCCATAattttttgtgtaaaagtgcGCTAAACACCCCTGTCAGTGAATCCTGGATTCGTCCATCATCCTTTTTTATCAAAACTCTCCACCTAACATCTCTCAGCTGCCTAACAAATGAAGCTGCTTCTTCCATATTAACAACATTTCAGTTTCTTGAAACCTTAAAGATATCAAATTGTAACTGTTTACGGTCTTTGTTCATAGGTTCGGACACGAAGCTTCAGAGCTTGACAATCTTTGATTGTCTGAAACTGGAGTTTGTTCATATCAGATGTTTCAAGCTTCATACTTTCCGGTACAGGGGGATTTGTCCGTCTTTCTGGCCGGAATATCATTATAATTTAGTGGATGCTTTACTTGATTTCAGACTAGGTCCGGTTGATAATAGGTTGATGGTCAGTAGGTGTAATTTTGATTTGATGCTGTTGACAATAAAGAATGTAAGAGTGCTAACTCTATGCAAATGGACATTTCAG GCATTGATATGTAGATCATTGTCAAGAATTAATGCAGAATTTCAATTCTACAACCTGAAAGAGCTATGGTGGATTGATAATAATTCAGATGATGAATATGATAGTGATGCCTTATTCTGCTTCCTCAAACTGTGTCCGTTTCTAGAACAACTCTTTGTGact ATTGATCCTAAAAGCTATTGTGTGGAAAAGGCAAGAGTGTCGTCATGTTGTTGTATAGAAGCTGGGAGAAACACAAAACTTGGAAAtctaaaaatggtaaaattagATGGATTCCGAAATCAGAAACATGAAATCCATTTGGCTCAAGGTTTAGTTGAGATTGTGACTACTGAACCAATCATCTTTGCATCAGCAAATGGGGTTTGCTTGAAGAAAATACCCAACTCTCACCAaacaaattatttttatactcaTGTTTCTCTAAAAGATGCCAAGGAATCATATTCTACTAAGCATCTTCATATGGCTCtttaa
- the LOC136226326 gene encoding protein COFACTOR ASSEMBLY OF COMPLEX C SUBUNIT B CCB3, chloroplastic isoform X2, with the protein MATCSSLFSNNHIGGWRPSVQRKDKFNISERYNYITRRNPNEGHQSRICCSAVNIESLQAYVDLSESQLSSYENAGNMNRNVLEAYNSGLKFIPSMILADLDPATAKVAISILGPFLSAFGFLFILRIVMSWYPKLPVGKFPYVLAYAPTEPILFLTRKVIPPVGGVDVTPVVWFGLVSFLNEILVGPQGLLVLLSQQVN; encoded by the exons ATGGCGACATGTTCTTCCCTCTTCAGCAACAACCATATCGGAG GATGGAGACCTTCAGTGCAGAGGAAAGACAAATTCAACATTTCT GAAAGATATAACTATATTACGAGGCGAAATCCAAATGAGGGTCATCAGTCTAGAATCTGCTGCTCCGCTGTTAACATTGAATCGCTGCAAGCATATGTAGACCTTTCAGAGAGTCAATTAAGCAGCTACGAGAATGCAGGGAATATGAATCGGAATGTATTGGAAGCATACAACAGTGGATTGAAGTTCATTCCAAGTATGATCCTTGCAGACTTGGACCCTGCCACAGCAAAGGTAGCAATTAGTATTTTGGGGCCATTCCTCTCAGCATTTGGTTTTCTGTTTATTTTGAGAATAGTGATGTCATGGTACCCAAAGCTTCCTGTTGGGAAATTTCCATATGTATTAGCATATGCTCCGACAGAACCGATCCTCTTTCTAACCCGGAAGGTGATTCCACCGGTAGGAGGGGTGGATGTGACTCCTGTGGTGTGGTTTGGATTGGTAAGTTTCCTTAATGAAATTCTGGTTGGCCCTCAAGGCCTTCTAGTTCTTCTTTCTCAACAGGTTAATTAA
- the LOC136226326 gene encoding protein COFACTOR ASSEMBLY OF COMPLEX C SUBUNIT B CCB3, chloroplastic isoform X1 produces the protein MATCSSLFSNNHIGGWRPSVQRKDKFNISQERYNYITRRNPNEGHQSRICCSAVNIESLQAYVDLSESQLSSYENAGNMNRNVLEAYNSGLKFIPSMILADLDPATAKVAISILGPFLSAFGFLFILRIVMSWYPKLPVGKFPYVLAYAPTEPILFLTRKVIPPVGGVDVTPVVWFGLVSFLNEILVGPQGLLVLLSQQVN, from the exons ATGGCGACATGTTCTTCCCTCTTCAGCAACAACCATATCGGAG GATGGAGACCTTCAGTGCAGAGGAAAGACAAATTCAACATTTCT CAGGAAAGATATAACTATATTACGAGGCGAAATCCAAATGAGGGTCATCAGTCTAGAATCTGCTGCTCCGCTGTTAACATTGAATCGCTGCAAGCATATGTAGACCTTTCAGAGAGTCAATTAAGCAGCTACGAGAATGCAGGGAATATGAATCGGAATGTATTGGAAGCATACAACAGTGGATTGAAGTTCATTCCAAGTATGATCCTTGCAGACTTGGACCCTGCCACAGCAAAGGTAGCAATTAGTATTTTGGGGCCATTCCTCTCAGCATTTGGTTTTCTGTTTATTTTGAGAATAGTGATGTCATGGTACCCAAAGCTTCCTGTTGGGAAATTTCCATATGTATTAGCATATGCTCCGACAGAACCGATCCTCTTTCTAACCCGGAAGGTGATTCCACCGGTAGGAGGGGTGGATGTGACTCCTGTGGTGTGGTTTGGATTGGTAAGTTTCCTTAATGAAATTCTGGTTGGCCCTCAAGGCCTTCTAGTTCTTCTTTCTCAACAGGTTAATTAA
- the LOC136226325 gene encoding phragmoplastin interacting protein 1, with protein sequence MVLSNKKLKQKLREAKGESLAANEFGQLDPKAKLSAVTPEGNSRLQELLEAAKQKGKLTKREKRRKSLPVKELVDENNTTNGDKDEDTLIEKENELVSEVDNGEKSEKKKKERKRRREEGESEEKVLVENGIVSEAKKPKKPKKKKKKKKKKKAAKTVEKVNVEAEEVTHEPEHISQSLTNEDAATKIYVGGIPYYSTEDDIRSFFEGCGTITEIDCMKFPDSGKFRGIAIINFKTDAAAKRALALDGSDMGGFFLKIQPYKTTRANKVPDFAPKIVEGYNRIYVGNLSWDITEDDLKLFFSECNIASIRWGTDKETGEFRGYGHVDFSDKPSLLKALELDQQIVCGRPIKISCAVPTKTAKTHATAAVTATATISKAENNGLPTNAPAPAPTATATATATEKEAENGGSSAISGKIRRRTCYECGEKGHISSLCPKKQSAETSSAAS encoded by the exons ATGGTGTTGTCGAACAAGAAGCTAAAACAGAAGTTAAGAGAAGCAAAGGGAGAATCTTTAGCGGCAAATGAGTTTGGACAGCTCGATCCGAAAGCCAAGCTATCTGCAGTAACTCCAGAAGGGAATTCGCGGCTTCAAGAGCTTCTAGAGGCAGCAAAACAGAAGGGCAAATTGactaagagagagaaaagaaggaAGAGCCTTCCTGTGAAAGAATTAGTTGATGAAAACAATACTACAAATGGGGATAAAGATGAAGATACGTTAATTGAGAAGGAAAATGAATTGGTGAGTGAGGTTGATAATGGGGAAAAGagtgaaaaaaagaagaaggaaagaaagagaagGCGAGAGGAGGGAGAGAGTGAAGAAAAGGTCTTGGTAGAGAATGGCATAGTGAGTGAGGCAAAAAAGCCGAAGAagccaaagaagaagaagaaaaagaagaagaaaaagaaggcagCAAAAACTGTGGAGAAGGTAAATGTAGAAGCAGAAGAGGTTACTCATGAACCAGAGCATATTAGTCAAAG TCTCACAAATGAGGATGCTGCCACAAAAATTTATGTAGGAGGCATTCCATATTACTCAACTGAGGATGACATTCGAAGTTTCTTTGAAGGTTGTGGAACCATAactgaaattgattgtatgaagtTTCCTGACAGTGGGAAGTTTAGAGGAATAGCCATAATTAACTTTAAG ACTGATGCTGCAGCTAAACGAGCTCTGGCTCTAGACGGGTCTGACAT GGGTGGATTTTTTCTGAAAATTCAACCATACAAGACAACTCGAGCCAACAAAGTGCCTGATTTTGCACCAAAAATTGTTGAGGGATACAATAGGATCTATGTCGGGAATCTGTCGTGGGATATAACTGAGGATGACCTGAAACTTTTTTTCTCTGAATGCAATATAGCATCCATACGCTGGGGTACAGACAAGGAAACAGGGGAATTTCGAGGATATGGCCATGTGGATTTTTCTGACAAGCCCTCACTGCTGAAGGCACTAGAGTTGGATCAGCAGATTGTTTGTGGACGACCTATCAAAATAAGTTGTGCAGTTCCTACTAAAACAGCAAAAACACATGCTACTGCTGCAGTTACAGCTACAGCTACAATTTCTAAAGCTGAAAATAATGGATTGCCCACAAATGCTCCTGCTCCTGCTCCCACAGCCACAGCCACGGCCACGGCCACAGAAAAAGAAGCTGAAAATGGGGGGTCGAGTGCAATCAGCGGTAAGATAAGGAGGAGAACCTGCTATGAGTGTGGGGAGAAAGGTCATATTTCTTCACTTTGCCCTAAGAAGCAAAGCGCTGAAACTAGTTCTGCAGCAAGCTAA